The Helianthus annuus cultivar XRQ/B chromosome 16, HanXRQr2.0-SUNRISE, whole genome shotgun sequence genome includes a window with the following:
- the LOC110919234 gene encoding prothymosin alpha-A-like yields the protein MYMMNKVLENLIGKPVEQQFDEIELEEVRARRKAEIEAEMKNKGKGVQIEGDTEVTERAIVVSKPTIDQETSIPNPCPISSVSGVFDDDIENDEEEEEEDDDILKDDAEDVYSASGDDDDDDGNDDDDQGATGIKVTEASNEEKIDEYLHDDANEESENASC from the coding sequence ATGTATATGATGAATAAAGTATTGGAGAACTTGATTGGAAAGCCGGTTGAACAACAATTTGATGAGATCGAGCTTGAAGAAGTCAGAGCACGACGTAAAGCTGAGATTGAAGCTGAAATGAAAAACAAAGGCAAAGGTGTTCAAATTGAAGGTGATACTGAAGTGACTGAAAGGGCAATTGTTGTGTCTAAGCCAACAATAGATCAGGAAACATCGATTCCTAACCCTTGTCCTATATCTTCAGTTTCTGGTGTGTTTGATGATGATatagaaaatgatgaagaagaagaagaagaagatgatgatattCTAAAAGATGATGCAGAAGATGTTTATTCTGCttctggtgatgatgatgatgatgacggaaATGATGACGATGATCAAGGTGCTACAGGCATCAAAGTTACTGAAGCATCAAACGAAGAGAAAATTGATGAATATCTTCATGATGATGCCAATGAAGAATCTGAGAATGCAAGTTGTTAG